A genome region from Setaria italica strain Yugu1 chromosome III, Setaria_italica_v2.0, whole genome shotgun sequence includes the following:
- the LOC101765243 gene encoding protein S-acyltransferase 18, which yields MGCGDRDIVTAAMERQPWRRRHGWQLPLHPLQLVGAAVFGLLVAAFYIVLGPYIGNTLAGNILLAAFSFSAVAAAVLYVRCTAVDPSDRTEAKKDKRKRQLARGGGHGGTARLPRLRYGFILWRYAVRLLRRVETRVTNRWVRRSYLEQWNTSVQLDPMLPFAFTSLDDIVSPCTASDGHDISFCPICDCEVKLRSKHCKTCERCVDGFDHHCRWLNNCIGRRNYATFILLMFFVLLMLVIEGGTAIVIFVRCFVDSKGVKLEMEHRLHIRLPKGAHATLSMAFVIFTLYSTAALGQLFFFHMVLIKKGMRTYDYILAMREAGTAFDSFEDSDSDESIDFDSPEKPSFLSRVFCRKDDGDESTRKLSIRIESDKMDAPGRKDDIQINPWALIKMSKDKAMAAAERARERIRQKLPTSPMKPLPVETKRGPLNAERKHITTGKEIVPVFTKRWLSGSPTAVGISSPRRRFSGSSSPKPQRYRSNFDLRLAEVSRELETHISKQVLCSVVMKGVEDEGSSS from the exons ATGGGCTGCGGCGACAGAGACATCgtgacggcggcgatggagcggcagccctggcgccgccgccacggatgGCAGCTCCCCCTCCACCCGCTCCAG CTGGTGGGCGCGGCGGTGTTTGGGCTCCTCGTCGCCGCGTTCTACATCGTCCTGGGACCCTACATCGGCAACACCCTCGCCGGCAACATCCTCCtcgccgccttctccttctcG GCcgtggcagcggcggtgctcTACGTGCGCTGCACGGCGGTGGACCCGTCCGACCGGACGGAGGCGAAGAAGGACAAGCGGAAGCGGCAGCTCGCGCGGGGTGGCGGCCACGGTGGCACGGCGAGGCTGCCGCGGCTGCGGTACGGGTTTATCCTGTGGCGGTACGCAGTGCGGCTCCTGCGGCGGGTGGAGACGCGGGTCACCAACCGCTGGGTGCGGAGGAGCTACCTCGAGCAGTGGAACACCAGCGTGCAGCTCGACCCCATGCTCCCCTTTGCCTTCACCAGCCTCGACGACATCGTCTCGCCCTGCACCGCCTCGGACGGGCACGACATCTCCTTCTGCCCCATCTGCGACTGCGAG GTGAAATTGCGCAGCAAGCACTGCAAGACTTGTGAGCGCTGTGTTGATGGATTTGATCACCACTGCAGG TGGCTGAACAATTGCATTGGAAGAAGGAACTATGCAACATTTATTCTGCTCATGTTCTTTGTCCTGTTGATG CTTGTTATTGAGGGGGGAACGGCAATTGTGATCTTCGTTCGCTGCTTTGTTGACAGCAAAGGAGTCAAATTGGAAATGGAGCACAGGCTGCACATCAGGCTCCCAAAAGGAGCTCATGCAACATTGTCG ATGGCTTTTGTCATCTTCACATTATACAGTACCGCAGCTCTGGGTcagctcttcttcttccacatggtcCTTATCAAAAAG GGTATGAGAACCTATGACTACATTCTTGCGATGAGAGAAGCAGGAACAGCATTTGATTCGTTTGAGGACTCAGATTCTGATGAGAGCATCGACTTTGACTCACCAGAGAAGCCATCTTTCCTGTCAAGGGTCTTTTGCAGAAAAGATGACGGAGATGAA AGTACTCGGAAGCTGTCGATCAGGATAGAGAGCGACAAGATGGATGCGCCAGGAAGGAAGGATGACATCCAGATAAACCCATGGGCGTTGATCAAGATGAGCAAGGACAAAGCAATGGCAGCAGCCGAGCGCGCACGCGAACGGATTAGACAGAAGCTGCCGACCTCACCGATGAAACCGCTGCCAGTGGAGACCAAGCGCGGCCCCCTGAACGCAGAGAGAAAACACATCACAACCGGGAAGGAGATCGTGCCAGTCTTCACCAAGAGGTGGCTGTCAGGATCGCCGACGGCAGTGGGGATCTCAAGCCCGAGGAGGCGGTTCTCGGGGTCGTCTTCTCCGAAGCCCCAGCGGTACAGGAGTAACTTTGACCTGAGGCTGGCCGAGGTGTCGAGGGAGCTGGAGACCCACATCTCGAAGCAGGTGCTGTGCTCCGTCGTCATGAAGGGTGTCGAGGACGAAGGCTCTTCGTCGTAA